One segment of Tamlana crocina DNA contains the following:
- a CDS encoding sulfatase, producing the protein MKLVQAFLFAFVCLVGCHSKDKSQTTVSEEATLSLPDRPNILWLVTEDMGPYIPSFGDSTVVTPNLSKLASEGVIYPNLYSTSGVCAPSRAAIATGMYPSSIGANHMRTDSYTEVTGLPKYEAVTPPEVKMLSEWLRIQGYYCTNNYKTDYQFKEPVTAWDESSPYAHWRNREDNQPFFAVFNFTETHESGLFEPYGFRQIETRHYHSGDRSYSWKNKGANHAKNRTDEDATKQHLPKDTEFTIPPYLPDTDLVKRDMWKLYNNVAEMDSQVGAILKQLEEDGLLENTIICFYGDHGGPLPREKRLIYDSGLNTPMIIRFPNKLKAGTKDEQLISFVDFAPTLLSIIGEAPKPYMQGQAFLGKHKAEERQYIHAAADRFDGFTDAIRAVRDSRFKYIRNYRPEQGYYLPVEYREKIPTMQELLRLKAEGKLNDIQMQWFREQKPKVELFDCAVDPYELNNLADQPEYQEKLDELSAEMDRWMSEIGDEPNLDEAKLVEKLWSGKDTKPVTSHPIITAKDGLVQVTCETEGASIGYKIMGQDGNTPQSWEVYQEPVQLPKGTKLLVQTHRIGFEPSDVVEFN; encoded by the coding sequence ATGAAACTTGTTCAAGCCTTTTTATTTGCATTTGTCTGTTTGGTGGGATGTCATTCAAAAGATAAATCACAAACAACGGTCAGTGAGGAGGCCACCTTAAGCCTTCCTGATAGACCAAATATTTTGTGGTTGGTAACCGAAGATATGGGACCGTACATACCGTCGTTTGGAGATTCTACTGTAGTAACACCAAATTTAAGTAAACTAGCTAGTGAAGGCGTTATTTATCCCAATTTATATTCCACCTCAGGGGTTTGTGCACCAAGTAGGGCCGCCATTGCAACGGGGATGTACCCATCAAGTATTGGTGCCAATCACATGCGCACAGACTCTTACACCGAGGTAACAGGCTTGCCAAAATACGAAGCTGTAACGCCTCCCGAAGTAAAAATGTTGAGTGAATGGTTACGCATACAAGGCTATTATTGCACCAACAATTATAAAACGGATTATCAGTTTAAAGAGCCCGTTACGGCCTGGGATGAAAGCAGTCCTTATGCACACTGGCGCAATAGAGAAGATAATCAACCATTTTTTGCCGTGTTTAATTTTACCGAAACCCACGAGTCTGGCTTATTTGAACCTTATGGCTTTAGGCAAATAGAAACCAGACATTACCATTCTGGGGATAGAAGTTACAGTTGGAAGAATAAAGGGGCGAATCACGCCAAAAATCGTACAGATGAAGATGCAACAAAACAGCATTTACCAAAAGATACCGAATTTACAATACCGCCATATCTTCCCGATACTGATTTAGTAAAGCGGGATATGTGGAAGCTTTATAATAATGTAGCTGAAATGGATAGCCAAGTAGGTGCCATACTCAAACAGTTGGAGGAAGATGGATTGCTGGAAAATACAATTATCTGCTTCTATGGAGATCACGGAGGGCCGTTGCCCCGGGAAAAACGTTTAATTTATGATTCTGGTTTAAATACCCCAATGATTATTCGGTTTCCAAATAAGTTAAAGGCGGGTACAAAAGATGAGCAACTAATAAGTTTTGTAGATTTTGCACCTACCTTATTGTCCATAATAGGAGAAGCTCCCAAACCATACATGCAAGGTCAAGCCTTTTTAGGAAAACATAAAGCCGAAGAACGTCAATACATTCACGCCGCCGCCGACAGGTTTGATGGCTTTACCGATGCAATACGAGCAGTAAGAGATAGTAGATTCAAATACATCCGTAATTACAGACCTGAACAAGGGTATTATTTGCCTGTGGAGTATCGCGAAAAAATACCAACCATGCAGGAGTTATTAAGACTAAAGGCAGAAGGTAAATTAAACGATATCCAGATGCAGTGGTTTAGGGAGCAAAAACCCAAAGTAGAATTATTTGACTGTGCAGTTGATCCCTACGAACTGAACAATCTGGCAGACCAACCAGAATATCAGGAAAAGTTGGACGAACTCAGTGCTGAAATGGATCGATGGATGAGTGAAATTGGGGACGAACCAAATCTTGACGAGGCTAAATTAGTTGAAAAACTATGGTCTGGTAAAGACACCAAGCCCGTAACATCTCACCCCATTATTACAGCTAAAGATGGTTTGGTGCAAGTAACTTGTGAAACCGAAGGTGCTTCCATTGGCTATAAAATAATGGGTCAGGACGGCAACACACCACAATCGTGGGAAGTCTATCAGGAGCCGGTTCAACTGCCCAAAGGAACTAAATTACTGGTTCAAACGCATCGTATCGGTTTTGAACCAAGCGATGTTGTTGAGTTTAACTAA
- a CDS encoding glycoside hydrolase family 88 protein, whose protein sequence is MSKSIVTLIAVMLLFNCSTAQKVAEVQSINKEEVKTSMIKALEWQEAHPIFALAPTDWTAGAYYVGVARAHKTTKDMMYMAALKNQAYWNNWQTYTRLHHADDVAISYSYIYIDRNENRKNFVDLEPTKKFLDAHLYEDDNWKAGTDKSEYGRTILWWWCDALFMVPPVLNLYAKHTNQPKYLDEMHKFYMQTYNQLYDEEEQLFARDMRFVWEGNDNPTKEPNGKKVFWSRGNGWVIAGLALILDDMPADYEHRPFYEKLYKEIAEKILKIQPEDGLWRTSLLCPETYDHGEVSGSGFHTFALTWGINNGLVDKKHTPAVKKAWNAIAKCQHEDGRVGWVQNIGAFPEPASADSWQNFGTGAFLLAGSEILKLD, encoded by the coding sequence ATGAGTAAATCCATTGTAACACTAATAGCGGTTATGCTACTGTTCAACTGTTCCACTGCACAAAAAGTAGCAGAAGTACAGTCTATAAATAAGGAGGAGGTAAAGACCTCAATGATTAAGGCTCTGGAATGGCAAGAAGCTCACCCTATTTTTGCCCTAGCACCAACAGATTGGACGGCAGGAGCTTATTACGTAGGGGTTGCAAGAGCCCACAAGACCACCAAAGATATGATGTACATGGCGGCTCTAAAAAATCAAGCCTATTGGAACAATTGGCAAACCTATACGCGTCTGCACCATGCTGATGATGTGGCTATTTCATATAGTTATATATATATTGATAGGAATGAAAATAGGAAAAATTTTGTAGACTTAGAGCCTACGAAAAAGTTCTTAGATGCGCATTTGTACGAAGACGATAATTGGAAAGCAGGAACTGATAAAAGTGAATACGGCAGAACCATTCTTTGGTGGTGGTGCGATGCTCTTTTTATGGTGCCTCCTGTACTTAATTTATATGCCAAACATACCAATCAGCCCAAATATCTGGATGAGATGCATAAATTCTACATGCAAACTTACAATCAATTATACGATGAGGAAGAGCAGTTGTTTGCTAGAGATATGCGTTTTGTTTGGGAGGGTAATGACAACCCTACTAAAGAGCCTAATGGTAAAAAAGTATTTTGGTCTAGAGGAAATGGATGGGTAATTGCAGGTTTAGCTTTAATATTAGATGACATGCCAGCGGATTATGAGCACCGTCCATTTTACGAAAAACTATACAAGGAAATTGCCGAAAAAATATTAAAAATTCAGCCAGAGGATGGGTTGTGGCGTACAAGCTTATTGTGCCCAGAAACTTACGATCACGGCGAGGTAAGTGGTAGTGGTTTCCACACTTTTGCATTGACGTGGGGCATCAACAATGGTTTGGTAGATAAAAAACATACGCCGGCAGTTAAAAAAGCATGGAATGCCATAGCAAAATGCCAGCATGAAGATGGTCGCGTAGGTTGGGTACAAAACATTGGAGCTTTCCCAGAGCCGGCATCTGCAGATAGTTGGCAGAATTTTGGCACCGGGGCCTTTTTATTAGCGGGTAGCGAAATCTTAAAATTAGACTAA
- a CDS encoding glycoside hydrolase family 3 N-terminal domain-containing protein — translation MRKLLFLALLAVFVSCEKGDSNSKDYKDASLSIEERVEALLPKLSIEEKVAQMRIFHANIGTKPDANGNLKLSKKVIEKLKLGIAGIKNPGEHIDAVAAAKMNNELQKYIIENNRWGIPALFVTESYNGVDAEGCTRFGRPMTSAASFNPELVQRQWDVVGREARLRGMHMCHSPEADLVRDPRFGRMSEAFGEDTYLTTQMVKNAVIGVQGNYEGLGNGTHIGAVTKHFAAYGQVLGGSNFAAIEISPRTLIDEIYPPFEAAVKEAKTLGIMASHGDINGVASHGNPELLTGVLRDQWGFEGYVVSDSNDIARLFYFMNVAESPEAAAQMGLEAGIDIDLYAEDSYAYLPEMVKKNPELEKLIDRSVRRVLRTKFILGLFDNPYINIEDVEKGNRAESSLELAKESDLESIILLKNEAKTLPLDAKKPTKIALLGPLVTENTKAMFESVADDNIKFVAEKGFHLTDEKGGEPKLLPRDGKALDKLVSIARSSDVIVLFMGGDEFTSKEAFFTHALGDRATIDPVGPQDELIERVKALGKPVIVVLKHRRTLSINAIAEHADAILDTWDLSEFGDESTARIIFGEVSPSGKSPVTIPRSIGQIPFHYSMKEINYKKEYLFLGKGPLYPFGHGLSYGDFEYSDISISNGEITPDTELEVSVKVTNNGSMKAKEVIQMYIKDEIGSVTRPDKELKGFQKIEFNAGESKTVSFKITPKMLEFTRLDMQKGLEAGDYTVMLGTSSKDYLETKFKLVK, via the coding sequence ATGAGAAAATTACTTTTTTTAGCGTTATTGGCAGTTTTTGTTTCATGTGAAAAGGGAGACTCAAATTCCAAAGATTACAAAGATGCTTCGTTGTCAATAGAGGAACGTGTAGAAGCACTATTACCAAAGTTGTCCATTGAAGAGAAGGTGGCACAAATGCGAATTTTTCATGCCAATATTGGTACAAAACCTGATGCTAATGGCAACTTAAAATTGTCAAAAAAAGTTATAGAAAAATTAAAGTTGGGCATTGCAGGAATTAAAAACCCCGGTGAGCATATTGATGCCGTTGCCGCCGCAAAAATGAACAACGAACTTCAAAAATACATCATTGAAAATAACCGTTGGGGTATTCCAGCGTTATTCGTAACAGAGTCATACAACGGTGTTGATGCAGAGGGATGTACTCGATTTGGACGCCCAATGACATCTGCAGCATCTTTTAACCCAGAATTGGTGCAGCGCCAATGGGATGTTGTGGGTAGAGAAGCAAGACTACGAGGGATGCACATGTGCCATTCACCCGAAGCAGATTTAGTGCGCGACCCTCGTTTTGGTCGTATGAGTGAGGCCTTTGGTGAAGACACATATTTAACCACGCAAATGGTAAAAAACGCTGTTATTGGTGTACAAGGTAATTACGAAGGCTTAGGTAATGGTACCCATATTGGTGCAGTAACTAAACATTTTGCAGCTTACGGACAAGTGTTAGGTGGCTCTAACTTTGCAGCTATTGAAATTTCTCCTAGAACATTAATTGATGAAATATATCCGCCCTTTGAAGCTGCGGTTAAGGAAGCTAAAACTTTAGGTATAATGGCATCACATGGTGATATAAATGGCGTGGCGTCTCATGGTAATCCAGAGTTGCTTACAGGTGTTTTAAGAGACCAATGGGGATTTGAAGGTTATGTAGTTTCAGACTCAAATGATATAGCCCGTTTATTTTATTTTATGAATGTTGCCGAATCTCCAGAAGCTGCTGCACAAATGGGACTAGAGGCTGGAATTGATATCGATTTATATGCAGAAGATTCTTATGCCTATCTTCCTGAAATGGTAAAGAAAAATCCAGAACTTGAAAAACTAATTGACAGATCTGTAAGACGTGTTTTAAGAACAAAATTCATTTTAGGGCTTTTTGATAATCCTTACATTAATATCGAAGATGTAGAGAAAGGAAACAGAGCAGAATCGTCTTTAGAATTAGCAAAAGAATCAGATTTAGAGTCTATTATTCTTCTAAAAAATGAAGCTAAAACGTTGCCACTTGATGCTAAAAAACCTACTAAAATTGCGCTTTTAGGTCCTCTTGTTACAGAAAATACCAAAGCTATGTTTGAATCTGTGGCAGACGACAATATTAAATTTGTTGCAGAAAAAGGGTTTCATTTAACAGATGAAAAAGGTGGTGAACCAAAACTGTTGCCAAGAGATGGAAAAGCCTTAGATAAATTGGTATCCATTGCTAGAAGTTCTGATGTTATTGTTTTATTTATGGGAGGGGATGAGTTTACCTCAAAAGAAGCGTTCTTTACGCATGCCTTAGGTGATAGAGCCACCATAGATCCGGTAGGACCACAAGACGAATTGATTGAGCGTGTAAAGGCCTTGGGTAAACCAGTTATTGTGGTATTAAAGCATAGAAGAACACTTTCTATTAATGCCATTGCGGAGCATGCTGATGCTATTCTGGATACTTGGGATTTAAGCGAGTTTGGGGACGAATCTACTGCAAGAATTATTTTCGGCGAGGTGTCTCCATCAGGTAAATCGCCTGTAACCATCCCAAGGTCTATTGGGCAAATACCGTTTCATTATAGTATGAAGGAAATCAATTATAAGAAAGAATACTTATTTCTTGGTAAAGGACCATTGTATCCGTTTGGCCATGGTTTAAGCTATGGTGATTTTGAATATTCAGATATTTCAATTTCTAACGGAGAAATTACACCAGATACTGAACTTGAGGTAAGTGTTAAGGTTACCAACAACGGAAGTATGAAAGCCAAGGAAGTGATTCAAATGTATATTAAAGACGAAATAGGGTCTGTTACAAGACCTGATAAAGAGCTCAAAGGATTCCAAAAGATAGAATTTAATGCAGGAGAAAGTAAAACGGTTTCATTCAAAATAACGCCTAAAATGCTCGAGTTCACTCGTCTAGACATGCAAAAGGGACTAGAAGCTGGAGATTACACCGTGATGCTTGGCACCTCTTCAAAAGATTATTTAGAAACTAAATTTAAACTTGTAAAATAA
- a CDS encoding family 43 glycosylhydrolase has product MLLVITTAFTQNPIVPNVGLNDPHIHIFNDTAYVYASHDKSIDNDKFIMEDWWVWSSPDLVNWTKRSVLRPKDTYIGKEFSRCWATDAAYRNGNYYFYFSEGNEQTGVVVGETPVGPWKDVLGKPLLSSDLTPTHEYDMAIFEDNGEHYIIFGVWDYYIAKLNEDMISLAESPKKIEINNPRGPYNPYGDNKKMPTDDKPFVHKYNGKYYLSWGCFYAMADNLYGPYDYKDSVIKESSFAEGFEAPTWPNGFLQGRHGSFFEWHNQWYYIYCDVSQTGNRYFRDSFISYIHYKDDGEMAAIRVDGIGVGNYDADMSIEAEDYFKAEDIKKVENTLGGFSIQPLKDNSYVIYPNVKGLDDKTVLELEVLSSEASIIELRESNADGKLLAILEIPKNDIYTFQKRQFDIKNLNDVNSICFVFKNNHQTLAINRFTFNN; this is encoded by the coding sequence ATGCTATTAGTTATTACAACTGCATTTACTCAAAATCCTATTGTACCGAACGTAGGGTTAAACGATCCTCATATTCATATATTCAACGATACTGCTTACGTTTATGCTTCGCATGATAAATCTATAGACAATGATAAATTTATTATGGAAGATTGGTGGGTGTGGTCCTCGCCTGATTTGGTTAACTGGACCAAACGCAGTGTTTTAAGACCCAAAGACACCTATATTGGAAAAGAATTTTCAAGATGTTGGGCTACCGATGCGGCCTATAGAAATGGGAACTATTATTTTTATTTTTCCGAAGGTAACGAACAAACAGGGGTGGTAGTTGGAGAAACACCAGTAGGCCCTTGGAAGGATGTTTTAGGTAAACCACTATTGTCCTCAGATTTAACACCTACACATGAATACGATATGGCCATTTTTGAAGACAATGGTGAACATTATATCATATTTGGTGTATGGGATTATTATATAGCTAAACTAAATGAGGATATGATAAGTTTAGCAGAATCACCAAAGAAAATTGAAATAAATAACCCACGAGGGCCCTATAATCCCTATGGAGACAACAAAAAAATGCCAACAGACGATAAGCCTTTTGTACATAAATATAACGGCAAGTATTATTTATCATGGGGTTGTTTTTATGCTATGGCTGATAATCTTTATGGACCGTATGATTATAAAGATTCTGTGATAAAGGAATCTAGTTTTGCAGAAGGTTTTGAGGCGCCCACATGGCCTAACGGGTTTTTACAAGGGCGTCATGGGTCTTTCTTTGAATGGCATAACCAATGGTATTATATTTATTGTGATGTTAGTCAAACAGGAAATCGTTATTTTAGGGATAGTTTTATAAGTTATATTCATTATAAGGACGATGGCGAAATGGCGGCCATAAGAGTTGATGGTATTGGAGTAGGTAATTATGATGCCGATATGAGTATTGAGGCAGAGGATTATTTTAAAGCCGAAGACATCAAAAAAGTTGAAAACACGTTAGGAGGATTTTCTATTCAACCATTAAAAGATAACAGTTATGTGATTTACCCTAATGTGAAAGGGTTGGATGATAAAACAGTGTTGGAGTTAGAAGTTTTATCAAGCGAGGCTAGTATAATTGAATTAAGAGAATCCAATGCAGATGGTAAATTATTAGCAATCCTAGAAATACCTAAAAATGATATTTATACCTTTCAAAAAAGACAATTTGATATAAAAAATTTAAACGATGTAAACTCAATTTGCTTTGTGTTTAAAAATAATCATCAAACCTTAGCAATAAATCGATTTACATTCAATAACTAA
- a CDS encoding Gfo/Idh/MocA family oxidoreductase: MTIRNINWGIIGCGDVAEIKSGPAFQKVQNSSLISVMRRNEEKVKDFAARHHVPNYTTSASELINDKKVNAVYIATPPSSHLNYTKQAIQAGKNVYLEKPMVLNSKEADELLGIVNQSNVKVTVAHYRRNLPLFIKVKELLEANAIGKVSSAEIDIAQSQNANLIAKTDENWRINPEVSGGGYFHDIAPHQIDLMYHYFGEVAKINKGYIDNNISTGDVVRGELAFKNGVHFKGSWDFAASKDRDRCIITGEKGTISFSFYSDEISVETSDKTETFKFESPKHVQQPMIEKVVGYFLGENENPCSVEEAAVVTKIMDTFCGIE, encoded by the coding sequence ATGACTATAAGAAATATCAATTGGGGGATTATAGGTTGTGGCGATGTTGCGGAAATTAAAAGTGGTCCTGCTTTTCAAAAGGTACAGAACTCGTCTTTAATAAGTGTCATGCGTCGAAATGAGGAAAAAGTAAAGGATTTTGCCGCGCGGCATCATGTACCAAATTATACTACGAGTGCTTCAGAGTTAATTAACGATAAAAAGGTGAATGCTGTGTATATAGCAACTCCGCCTTCTTCACACTTAAACTATACAAAACAAGCCATTCAAGCCGGTAAAAATGTGTACTTAGAAAAGCCCATGGTACTAAATAGTAAGGAGGCCGATGAGCTTTTAGGAATAGTGAACCAAAGCAATGTAAAGGTTACCGTAGCGCATTATCGTAGAAATTTACCTTTGTTTATCAAGGTTAAGGAATTGTTAGAAGCCAATGCAATTGGTAAAGTATCTTCGGCAGAAATTGATATTGCACAATCTCAAAACGCCAATTTAATAGCCAAAACCGATGAAAATTGGCGGATAAATCCTGAAGTTTCGGGTGGTGGTTATTTTCATGATATAGCACCACACCAAATAGATTTAATGTATCATTATTTTGGTGAAGTTGCCAAAATAAACAAAGGGTATATTGATAATAATATCTCAACAGGTGATGTTGTTAGGGGTGAATTGGCATTTAAAAATGGTGTTCATTTTAAAGGTAGTTGGGATTTCGCTGCTTCTAAAGACAGGGATAGATGTATTATTACTGGAGAAAAAGGCACTATTTCGTTTTCTTTTTACAGTGATGAAATTAGTGTTGAAACTAGTGATAAAACGGAAACTTTTAAGTTCGAAAGTCCTAAACACGTGCAGCAACCTATGATAGAGAAGGTGGTTGGCTACTTTTTAGGAGAAAACGAAAATCCATGCTCCGTAGAAGAGGCCGCAGTAGTTACAAAAATTATGGATACCTTTTGTGGAATTGAATAA
- a CDS encoding DUF5060 domain-containing protein, protein MLNFKGPETSEMDANNPFLNYRLDVTFKNGENTFVIPGFYAADGNAANTSADKGDIWQVRFTPNAIGEWTYNVSFKEGENVAIAEDVSNASNAGFVDGQTGSFTITESDKTGVDNRAKGKLQYVGESYLKFADSQKYFIKLGVDAPENLLAYTDFDVSTNALGFQKAWEPHAKDFDDIAAPYLWQETKGKNLMGAINYLASEELNVFSFLTFNVDGDDRNIFPHLLKVPIEDYETYASVKKNKEAWESMFHKTRFDVSKLDQWERIFEYAETKGMFLHFKTHETETDHLMDKGVFGTEGKLYYRELIARFGHHLSLNWNLGEENNQPTEEVLKVADYVSKLDAYKSHLVLHTFPNKDDRYYDFIGDKSPLTGASLQLSHPDFNDVHGRVLKWREKSDATGKKWALAVDEPGKANIALLPDDEDPEHNYARGRVMYGTLMAGGYGVEWYFGYASPNSDLTCQDFRSRDLFWDQNRYALHFFNNYIPFWKMEPSDDLVISEEISYCLAKEGEVYAIYTEANAGEINLDLGASTNSYKIKWFDPRKGGDLQEGRISSVKGPGIVELGEPPSEIDKDWMVLVSTDSI, encoded by the coding sequence GTGCTTAATTTTAAAGGTCCGGAAACTAGTGAAATGGATGCTAACAATCCATTTTTGAACTATCGCTTGGATGTAACGTTCAAAAATGGTGAAAACACATTTGTTATCCCAGGGTTTTATGCTGCCGATGGCAATGCTGCCAATACAAGTGCAGATAAAGGAGATATTTGGCAGGTCCGTTTTACGCCCAATGCTATTGGGGAATGGACCTATAACGTTTCTTTTAAGGAAGGAGAAAATGTTGCCATTGCAGAAGATGTGTCCAATGCCTCAAATGCCGGTTTTGTGGATGGGCAAACGGGTAGTTTTACCATTACAGAATCTGATAAAACGGGTGTTGACAATAGGGCTAAAGGAAAGTTGCAGTATGTTGGTGAATCATATCTCAAGTTTGCGGACAGCCAAAAATATTTTATAAAATTGGGAGTGGATGCTCCCGAGAATTTACTCGCCTATACTGATTTTGATGTGTCTACCAATGCACTCGGTTTTCAAAAAGCATGGGAGCCACATGCTAAAGATTTTGATGATATTGCCGCTCCATACCTATGGCAAGAAACCAAAGGAAAGAACCTTATGGGAGCTATCAACTATTTGGCAAGTGAGGAATTAAATGTATTTTCTTTTTTAACCTTTAATGTTGATGGAGACGACCGAAATATTTTCCCTCATTTATTAAAAGTCCCGATTGAAGATTACGAAACTTACGCCAGTGTAAAGAAAAATAAAGAAGCGTGGGAAAGCATGTTCCACAAAACACGGTTTGATGTTTCTAAACTAGACCAATGGGAGCGCATATTTGAATATGCTGAAACCAAAGGCATGTTTTTACATTTTAAAACCCACGAAACTGAAACCGACCATTTAATGGATAAGGGCGTTTTTGGTACAGAAGGTAAATTGTATTACCGCGAGCTTATTGCACGTTTTGGGCACCATTTGTCATTGAACTGGAATTTAGGAGAAGAAAATAATCAACCTACTGAGGAAGTCCTAAAAGTAGCGGACTACGTTTCAAAATTAGATGCTTATAAGAGTCATTTGGTTTTGCATACCTTCCCAAATAAGGACGATAGGTACTACGATTTTATTGGAGACAAATCACCCTTAACGGGAGCGTCTTTGCAACTTAGTCATCCAGATTTTAATGATGTTCATGGAAGGGTTTTAAAATGGAGGGAAAAATCGGACGCCACAGGTAAAAAGTGGGCTTTGGCCGTTGATGAACCGGGAAAAGCAAATATTGCATTATTACCCGACGATGAAGATCCAGAACATAATTATGCCAGAGGAAGGGTTATGTACGGTACGCTGATGGCAGGTGGTTATGGGGTTGAATGGTATTTTGGCTATGCCAGTCCTAATTCCGATTTAACATGTCAGGATTTTAGAAGTCGCGACTTGTTTTGGGATCAAAACAGATATGCTTTGCATTTTTTCAATAATTATATCCCGTTTTGGAAAATGGAACCGAGTGATGATTTAGTAATTTCCGAAGAAATATCATATTGTTTAGCCAAGGAAGGGGAGGTTTATGCTATTTATACAGAAGCGAATGCAGGTGAAATAAACCTAGATTTAGGAGCCTCTACTAACTCATATAAAATAAAATGGTTTGACCCAAGGAAGGGCGGTGATTTGCAAGAAGGCAGGATTTCTTCGGTCAAGGGCCCGGGAATAGTTGAATTAGGAGAGCCACCGTCAGAAATTGATAAAGATTGGATGGTTTTAGTGAGTACGGATTCCATTTGA